In Phycisphaerae bacterium RAS1, the genomic window CGGATCGAGCGGCTCAACGCCTCGTTTGTTCAGCACGTCGCCGGATTGGGCGCGGAGCACGCCGTCGCGGCTGCGGTGATTCGCCGCGAGGCTGAGGGGGGCGCGGCGAGCGACGCGGATTTCGTGCCGCAGGGGCTGGCGCTTCTGTTTCCGCGTTTTCGCGAGGCACTGGAGGCGTTCGACGCGGGGAATCTCGCGCAGGCGCAGGCCGGCTTTGAAGACGCGACGCGCCAGAGCGATCCCTACCTCTCTGCGGTCGCCGCCTACTTCGCCGCGCGTACGCATGTGCATTCCGGCCGGTTCGAAGAAGTGTTGCCGCTGCTCGAAGACCTGACTTCACGGCCCGACCTCGGCGAGCGCCTGTCGTTTGCGCCGCACAGTTTGCACCTGCTCGCGGCGGCGCAGTCGGCCACGCTGCGCTTCGACCAGGCGCTGGCGACGCTCGAGCATCTGCGCGCCGACTACCCCGACGCGCCCGAGCTGGTGCGCGTCGCCGCCAGAGAATTGCAGCTCGAAGTCGAACGACGCGAGCGCGGCAATCTCGACGAAGTGTCCGTCTACATGGACTACTCCGCCTCAAGACTGAAAGCCGCCGACAGCGGCGAGCGCGTCCAGGAGCGCCAGCAGCAGGTCATCGACATGCTCGACAACCTGATTGAGCAGGCCCAGCAGCAGGAAAGCCAGCAGCGCCAACAACAGCAGTCGTCGCCCGGCCACACGCCCGGCAACCAGCCGGCGGAGCAATCCACCGCTCCGCCGTCGGGCAGCGCGGATCCCGGCGAGCAGCACAAGGCCGCCAAGGCGGACCCCGGGCAAATGTGGGGCAGGCTGCCGCCCGCCGAGCGCGAGCGCGTCCTGCAGTCGCTGCGGGCGCGCTTCCCGTCACGCTACCGGCAGATTGTCGAGCAGTATTATCGTTCCACCGCGGAGCAGAAGTGATCCCGATCCAGCCTCCGGGCCTTGCGCGTTGCGTTCGAACCGGCGCCTGCGGGGCGTTTGCGCTCGGGCTTCTCGCAGCGGCCATCGCCCGCGGCGGCTGGCCGACCGTCCAACTCACGCTTCTCGACGGGCGTCAAGTTGCAGGCACACTCTCGGCCGTGGCGCCACGGCTGGAGCTTGGCACCTCCAGTGGCGACATTTCGTTCGCGTGGGAACAGGTTCTGGCGCTTCAAAACCAGCAGCCGGACTCGTCCGCCGCGGTCGGGTCCGACGACGGGCTGGTGTTTGAGCTGTCCGACGGCTCCGTCTTTCGCGGCAGGATCATCAGCACGACCGACAACGGCGTCGTCGTCGAGTTCGGCCGCGGGGCGACCTGTCGCCTTGATCCGACCATGTGCCGCGCGGTTCGCAACGACCGGGCGGCCGACGCGGCCCGTGCCAAGCTGGCCGACCTGCTGCGCGAGCGCCGCGAGCCGCAACCGGCCGAGGAGGCGCCTTCACCCGCGGAGGATGTGGCGGTCGTCGCCCGCAGGAGCGACGTGTTGGTGCTTCACGGCGGCGTGCGACGACTCGAGCAGGACGGGATCCGTTTCACGTGGGAGGGTCAGGAAGTTCACCTGCCCTGGGGACGCGTGGCGGGGCTGCTGCTGGGGCGACCGTCGCCGCGCAGCGGGGCTTCGCTCGTCACGTTGCGCACGGCGGACCGCTTCGCCGGGCGTCCCGTCGGCGGCGACGAAGACGGCCTGACGCTCCAATCACCGATTTTCGAGCGCCTGACGCTGGCGTGGGCGGATATCGAGCGCATCGAATGCCGCAGCGAGCGGCTGGTGTACCTGTCCGATCTGGCGCCGCGGCGCTACGACTTTGAGCCGCTCTTCGGCAAGGTCTGGCCGATCGGCGTCGATCGCTCGCTTTTCGGCGGACCGCTGTCGCTCGGCGGCAAGCCCCATTTGAAGGGAATAGCACTGCACAGCCGCTGCGAAGTCGCGTATCTCCTGGGCGGAAAATTCGATCAGTTCGCGGCGACGGTCGGCATCTGCGACGACGCCGGCCGACGCGGGGCGGCGCGGCTCATTTTCGTCGGCGACGGTCGCGTGCTATGGGAAGGCGACGTCGGCGGCGGTCAGCCCCCGCGGGAGATCACGGTGGACCTGCTGGACGTGCGCGAGCTGATGATTCGCGTTGACTACGGCGCTGATCTGGACCTGGCCGATCACGTGTGCATGGCACAGGCGCGGCTGATTCGATGATGGTGCGGCTACCAGTCCTGGGCACGATCGCCGGCCGGCTTGCAGTGATGCTGGCGACGCCGCTCCTGCCATCAATGGCCGCGGCCGACGACGTTCCGCTTTCCGATATCCGCGCCGCCGAGCAGCGGCGCGTCGACGTGCTGCAAACCGCCTCGCGATCCGTCGTCTGCATCTTCGCGGATAAGAGTCGTCGCGGCGGCGGCAGCGGCGTCATCATCGACCCCGCCGGTTTCGGCCTGACGAATTTCCACGTCGTTTCCGAGATGCTCGAAACCCGCCGCGGCTTCGGCGGGTTGGACGACGGGAACCTCTATCCGCTGCGCGTGCTGGGCGTCGACCCCGGCGGCGACGTGGCGATGTTCAAGCTCGACGGACGCGAGCGCTTCGACGCCGCGCCGCTCGCGGACGCCGATGCGCTCGTGCTGGGCCAGTGGGTGGCCGCTATTGGCAATCCGTTTCTGCTGGCCGAGGACTACTCGCCGACGATCACGCTGGGCATCGTCAGCGGCCTGCATCGCTACCAGGAGGGGGAAAACAACCTGCTGGAATACGCCGACTGCATTCAGGTGTCGACCTCGATCAACCCGGGCAACTCGGGCGGGCCGCTGTTCGACATGCAGGGTCGCGTGGTCGGGATCAACGGCCGCGGGTCGTTCGAGGAGCGCGGCCGCGTCAACGTCGGCCTGGGCTACGCCATCACGATCAACCAGATTCGCCGCTTTATTCCGGGATTGCGGGCCGGGCTGCTCGTCGAGCACGGGACGCTGGGCGCGACCGTGCGGCGGGCCGGCAGCGAGCTGATCTTTGACGCGGTGCAGCAACTTTCACCCGCGGACAAGGCCGGGGTCGAGCTGGGCGACCTGCTGCTGGCGGTGAACGACCGCCCGATGCGCACCGCGAACGACTTCAATAACGCGATCGCGGTGCTGCCGGCGAATTGGCCGGTTCGGCTGAAGGTGCGGCGCGAGCAGCGCGAGATCGAGGTGGCGGCGCGGCTGGAGCGCCTGCCGGCATCGCTGGGCGCACCATTTGTGCCTGATCGGAGTCTGGCGCTCGCGGAAATTCGGCGGTACATGCCGCCGTGCAAGGGGTTCGAACCGAACGCGGAGATCGAAATCGAAATCGAGACGGCGAACGAGCTTGCGCGATCCTCGCAGACCGTCGTGCTGCCGCCGCCCAGCGCAACGCAGCCGGCGGCGCTGACGGCTGAATCGGAGTACCTGGTGGAATGGCAGGCGGTGATCGGGCCGCTCGTCCGGGCGACCCCGCTGGACACCGCGTGGAATCTCATTGGCGCCGATGAGTTGGAGGGGTTCGTCGTCGTCGTGATCGAGCAGACCACGCCGAGCGGCCGGGCAGTTCGCTGGCATTTCGAGGCGGACAGCGGCCGCCTGCGGAGCGTAACCGTCGGCGGCGCCGTCATTCCCGGCGAGCGAACCTGGTCGACGGCCCATGACGCGCCGGATGCAGCTGCCTGCCTCCCGTCGAACTGGGTCCGCGAAGGCGACGGCTCGACGCGGAGCGTAAGCATCAAGCGAATCGGCCCGCGTCAGGCGGCGTCGCAACCGGCGGAGGTCGATCGATGATCGCGCTGGCGGTGATGCTCTTGCTGGGCGCGGCGGCGGCGTGCGCGGATCAACCCGCTTCCCCGTTTGCCGGCGCCATCGAC contains:
- a CDS encoding NPCBM/NEW2 domain protein, translating into MIPIQPPGLARCVRTGACGAFALGLLAAAIARGGWPTVQLTLLDGRQVAGTLSAVAPRLELGTSSGDISFAWEQVLALQNQQPDSSAAVGSDDGLVFELSDGSVFRGRIISTTDNGVVVEFGRGATCRLDPTMCRAVRNDRAADAARAKLADLLRERREPQPAEEAPSPAEDVAVVARRSDVLVLHGGVRRLEQDGIRFTWEGQEVHLPWGRVAGLLLGRPSPRSGASLVTLRTADRFAGRPVGGDEDGLTLQSPIFERLTLAWADIERIECRSERLVYLSDLAPRRYDFEPLFGKVWPIGVDRSLFGGPLSLGGKPHLKGIALHSRCEVAYLLGGKFDQFAATVGICDDAGRRGAARLIFVGDGRVLWEGDVGGGQPPREITVDLLDVRELMIRVDYGADLDLADHVCMAQARLIR
- the mucD_2 gene encoding putative periplasmic serine endoprotease DegP-like precursor; the encoded protein is MMVRLPVLGTIAGRLAVMLATPLLPSMAAADDVPLSDIRAAEQRRVDVLQTASRSVVCIFADKSRRGGGSGVIIDPAGFGLTNFHVVSEMLETRRGFGGLDDGNLYPLRVLGVDPGGDVAMFKLDGRERFDAAPLADADALVLGQWVAAIGNPFLLAEDYSPTITLGIVSGLHRYQEGENNLLEYADCIQVSTSINPGNSGGPLFDMQGRVVGINGRGSFEERGRVNVGLGYAITINQIRRFIPGLRAGLLVEHGTLGATVRRAGSELIFDAVQQLSPADKAGVELGDLLLAVNDRPMRTANDFNNAIAVLPANWPVRLKVRREQREIEVAARLERLPASLGAPFVPDRSLALAEIRRYMPPCKGFEPNAEIEIEIETANELARSSQTVVLPPPSATQPAALTAESEYLVEWQAVIGPLVRATPLDTAWNLIGADELEGFVVVVIEQTTPSGRAVRWHFEADSGRLRSVTVGGAVIPGERTWSTAHDAPDAAACLPSNWVREGDGSTRSVSIKRIGPRQAASQPAEVDR